The Treponema phagedenis DNA segment ATTTTAAAAGTTTTAACCGGCAAATTCAAAGATGTTCATGTTGTTACCTTTGTTTTATTCATTATTTTTGCAATAAGATTTTTTGTAAATATGCTGTAAATAAAAAGCGAAGATGTTTTTGTCCCTATTATAAAATAAATAAAATTTTATGATAGGGCTTTTTATTTTAAGGATTTAAAATTATTATGAAAGAGATTGATTTTGATCAAATAGCGGCGCAAACGATTGCGGCTGTTAAAGAAGCTGTTAAACACTCCGAGCTTGAAAGCGGAGATATTTTTTTAATAGGCGGAAGTACAAGCGAAGTTTGCGGAGGTCATATCGGAAAAAAATCAAATGCCGACGCGCTCAATCAAATACTCAATCCATTCTTTTCTTTTTTCTGAACTTTCTT contains these protein-coding regions:
- a CDS encoding DUF436 family protein, whose amino-acid sequence is MKEIDFDQIAAQTIAAVKEAVKHSELESGDIFLIGGSTSEVCGGHIGKKSNADALNQILNPFFSFF